From a region of the Ruminococcaceae bacterium KH2T8 genome:
- a CDS encoding transcriptional regulator, TetR family — protein sequence MALLTKGAIMTAFEEMLSEMTFDKITVSALVKRSGISSNTFYYHYRDKFELLNEWFGMKLAVIRADGNNDGNNYEYSTWQNAIKVFFKMCRDNPKLIHHIFDSLSREQLEYYIFEITDTVFLSYVRKKVAGRNIPDKTIRQISRFYTYAFIGFFLEYIWNNMEEDIDEKVDNLSKMFDGFIESSIANMN from the coding sequence ATGGCTTTGCTCACTAAAGGTGCGATCATGACGGCGTTCGAGGAAATGCTGTCCGAGATGACGTTCGATAAGATCACGGTTTCTGCGCTCGTTAAGCGCAGCGGCATCAGTTCCAATACTTTCTACTATCACTACAGGGATAAGTTCGAGCTCCTGAACGAATGGTTCGGCATGAAGCTCGCAGTCATCCGCGCCGATGGTAATAATGACGGTAACAACTATGAATATTCCACGTGGCAGAACGCGATCAAGGTGTTCTTTAAGATGTGCCGCGATAACCCCAAGCTCATTCATCACATCTTCGACTCGCTTTCGAGAGAGCAGCTCGAGTACTATATCTTCGAGATAACGGATACCGTTTTCCTTAGCTATGTACGAAAGAAGGTAGCGGGTCGCAACATCCCCGATAAGACTATCCGCCAGATCTCGAGGTTCTACACATATGCATTTATCGGCTTCTTCCTGGAGTACATCTGGAATAACATGGAAGAAGATATCGACGAGAAGGTAGATAACCTGAGCAAGATGTTCGACGGCTTTATCGAGAGCTCGATCGCGAACATGAACTGA
- a CDS encoding 3-oxoacyl-[acyl-carrier-protein] synthase II — translation METRRVVITGMGAITPLGNDVETFWTGLKECRNGIGPITKVDVSNFKVKLAGEVRDFDPKEYMDFKSAKRMGLFSQYAVAATREAMDQSALDLESEDPYRIGVIVGCGIGAMQKHEQEIPKFFTDKKVDPMYIPTVITNMASANISIQFGLKGKNMDISTACATGTHCIGEAYNTIRLGEADVMVAGGTEAAITPSGVFGFAALTALTSNPDPDTASRPFDKDRDGFVLGEGAGVVILEEYEHAVKRGANILAEVVGYGVTNDAYHITSPAPDGSGAGTAMKLAIEGAGLTPDDIDYINAHGTSTHLNDLYETRAIKFAFGDAAKKVSINSTKSMTGHLLGGAGAIEAIVCVKSIQENYVHATRNSKEPEEELDLDYTFGEGKHRQVDVAMSNSLGFGGHNATLIFKRV, via the coding sequence ATGGAAACTCGCAGAGTAGTTATAACGGGTATGGGTGCCATCACACCGCTCGGAAATGATGTTGAGACTTTTTGGACAGGCCTTAAGGAATGCAGGAACGGAATCGGTCCCATCACGAAAGTAGACGTTTCGAATTTCAAGGTAAAGCTCGCAGGCGAAGTCAGGGATTTCGACCCCAAGGAATATATGGACTTTAAGTCCGCAAAGAGGATGGGACTCTTCTCTCAGTATGCAGTAGCCGCAACAAGAGAAGCGATGGATCAGTCGGCTCTTGATCTCGAAAGCGAAGACCCCTACAGGATCGGAGTCATCGTAGGATGCGGCATCGGCGCCATGCAAAAGCACGAACAGGAGATCCCGAAGTTCTTCACGGACAAGAAGGTCGACCCGATGTATATCCCGACAGTCATCACGAACATGGCTTCGGCAAACATCTCGATCCAGTTCGGGCTCAAGGGAAAGAACATGGATATCTCGACCGCATGCGCTACCGGTACACACTGCATCGGCGAAGCATATAACACGATAAGATTAGGCGAAGCTGACGTTATGGTCGCAGGCGGTACGGAGGCTGCAATCACACCTTCGGGCGTATTCGGATTTGCGGCACTTACGGCTCTTACTTCAAATCCCGATCCCGATACGGCATCACGTCCTTTCGATAAGGATCGCGACGGATTCGTACTCGGAGAAGGCGCAGGCGTAGTCATCCTCGAGGAATACGAGCATGCCGTAAAGCGCGGCGCAAACATCCTCGCGGAAGTAGTCGGCTACGGCGTAACTAACGATGCTTACCACATCACATCCCCTGCCCCTGACGGAAGCGGCGCAGGTACAGCCATGAAGCTCGCGATCGAGGGTGCGGGTCTTACTCCCGACGATATCGATTATATTAATGCACACGGCACATCTACTCACCTTAATGATCTTTACGAGACGCGCGCGATCAAGTTCGCATTCGGAGATGCTGCAAAGAAGGTATCGATCAATTCGACTAAGTCCATGACGGGTCACCTCTTAGGCGGCGCCGGTGCGATCGAGGCTATCGTATGCGTTAAGTCGATCCAGGAAAACTATGTGCATGCCACGAGGAACTCCAAGGAGCCCGAAGAGGAACTCGACCTCGATTACACTTTCGGCGAAGGAAAGCACAGACAGGTCGACGTTGCCATGAGCAACTCCCTGGGCTTTGGCGGCCACAATGCAACACTGATATTTAAAAGAGTATAA
- a CDS encoding DNA-binding transcriptional regulator, PadR family, with protein MPQQALTEAVFYILLSLMKPLHGYGIIQNVGELSKGRVKLAPGTLYGALNSLVDKGWIDQLPENPESRKKEYVITKAGKTILAEEIDRLFELAENGRKILEGK; from the coding sequence ATGCCACAGCAAGCACTTACCGAGGCGGTATTTTATATCCTCCTCTCACTCATGAAGCCGCTTCACGGATACGGAATAATCCAGAATGTTGGCGAACTTTCCAAAGGCAGAGTAAAGCTCGCCCCCGGTACACTCTACGGCGCCCTCAACTCACTGGTAGATAAGGGATGGATAGATCAGCTCCCGGAGAATCCCGAGAGCAGAAAGAAGGAATATGTGATCACCAAAGCCGGCAAGACGATACTCGCAGAGGAGATCGACAGGCTCTTCGAACTTGCGGAAAACGGCAGAAAGATCCTGGAGGGAAAATAA